The following coding sequences lie in one Caldilineales bacterium genomic window:
- a CDS encoding 4Fe-4S dicluster domain-containing protein: MNAPTTDLTRRDFLKQAGVLAALVGLGSLATGSALEASGGQADDYAWGMLIDLTRCTGCGSCALACKESNQLPHPQQAPTRLDSGAYSFVDERKVEGEQEPVFVKRQCMHCLHPGCASACTVGALRKTKTGPVVYDAGKCIGCRYCQYACPFSVPAYDWQNPLGLIHKCEMCRERLAEGEQPACASACPTGAVQFGRRRDLLAQAHARIQTSPGRYIDHIYGEHEAGGTSMLYLSAVPFSELGFPELDDRTVPHYAEQVMVKTPVVAATVAVVATGLHFTMKHRSAAAEPDHDADAHTPEAQ, translated from the coding sequence ATGAACGCTCCCACCACCGATCTCACCCGTCGCGATTTTCTGAAACAGGCCGGCGTCCTGGCTGCCCTGGTGGGGCTAGGCTCGCTGGCGACCGGCTCGGCCCTGGAAGCATCGGGCGGGCAGGCCGACGACTATGCCTGGGGGATGCTCATCGACCTCACGCGCTGCACCGGTTGCGGGTCGTGCGCGCTGGCCTGCAAAGAGAGCAACCAGCTTCCCCATCCCCAGCAGGCGCCTACCCGTCTCGATAGCGGCGCCTATTCGTTCGTCGATGAACGCAAGGTCGAGGGCGAGCAAGAGCCGGTCTTCGTCAAAAGGCAGTGTATGCACTGCCTGCATCCGGGCTGCGCCTCGGCCTGTACGGTGGGCGCGCTGCGCAAGACGAAGACAGGCCCCGTGGTCTACGACGCCGGCAAGTGCATCGGCTGCCGCTATTGTCAATATGCCTGCCCGTTCAGCGTCCCGGCCTATGATTGGCAGAACCCGCTCGGCCTCATCCACAAGTGCGAGATGTGCCGGGAGCGGCTGGCCGAGGGCGAGCAACCGGCCTGCGCCTCTGCCTGTCCCACCGGCGCCGTGCAATTTGGCCGCCGTCGCGACCTGCTGGCCCAGGCCCATGCCCGCATCCAGACGAGTCCGGGTCGCTATATCGACCACATCTACGGCGAACACGAGGCGGGGGGAACTTCGATGCTGTACCTGTCGGCCGTGCCATTCTCTGAGCTTGGCTTCCCCGAATTGGACGACCGCACCGTGCCCCACTACGCCGAACAGGTGATGGTCAAGACCCCAGTCGTGGCCGCCACCGTCGCTGTTGTCGCCACTGGCCTGCACTTCACCATGAAACATCGCTCGGCCGCAGCCGAGCCTGATCACGACGCCGACGCCCACACCCCGGAGGCCCAATGA
- a CDS encoding M48 family metallopeptidase, which yields MSTASDRPRLDPDRMALARLYARERRRLLPVDLALSLAFFLFWWACCHRPLITWVRSTVAHPDLRVLAYTGAFGLAALLVSFPLELVEHTRARHYRLSVQTWPAWFADQAKSLAVGAVIGLPMVLILYRLLAAAPTTWWLWMGLIYLALAVVLAQLAPVLIMPLFLKFTPFDQEPLSSRLRELATRAGAEVAGVFRTDLSTKTTAANAWLSGLGRTRRIVLADTLIDHYPADEILSVFAHELGHHVHRDIWRGLLISAAVGLAGFWLSGWVVAWAVVRFDYAGPADLSAFPWLILALTLFGLLTSPLLNGFSRQQERAADHYALAHGPGPAAFADALTRLANQNLADPEPPAWLVWFSYSHPPILERIAMAGGDVDK from the coding sequence GTGTCCACAGCCTCAGACCGCCCCCGTCTCGACCCCGACCGCATGGCGCTTGCCCGCCTCTATGCTCGCGAGCGGCGTCGCCTCCTGCCGGTCGATCTGGCCCTCAGCCTGGCATTCTTTCTGTTCTGGTGGGCCTGCTGTCATCGCCCGCTCATCACCTGGGTGCGGTCGACCGTCGCCCATCCCGACCTGCGCGTTCTCGCCTATACCGGCGCCTTCGGGCTGGCCGCCCTGCTTGTTTCTTTCCCGCTCGAGCTGGTTGAGCATACCCGGGCCAGACACTACCGGCTCTCGGTGCAGACCTGGCCCGCCTGGTTTGCCGACCAGGCCAAAAGCCTGGCCGTTGGCGCCGTCATCGGCCTGCCTATGGTCCTCATCCTCTACCGCCTGCTGGCCGCTGCGCCCACCACCTGGTGGCTGTGGATGGGGCTGATCTACCTGGCCCTGGCCGTGGTACTGGCCCAACTGGCGCCGGTGCTGATCATGCCGCTCTTCCTCAAGTTCACGCCCTTCGACCAGGAGCCGCTCAGCTCGCGGCTGCGCGAGCTGGCGACGCGGGCCGGGGCGGAGGTGGCCGGCGTCTTCCGCACCGATCTTTCGACCAAAACGACAGCCGCCAATGCCTGGCTTAGCGGCCTGGGTCGCACCCGGCGCATCGTCCTGGCCGACACCCTCATCGACCACTACCCCGCCGACGAAATCCTCTCGGTCTTCGCCCACGAACTGGGCCACCATGTCCACCGGGACATCTGGCGCGGGCTGCTGATCTCGGCGGCGGTTGGGCTGGCCGGTTTCTGGCTGTCGGGATGGGTGGTCGCCTGGGCAGTTGTGCGCTTCGACTACGCCGGCCCCGCCGATCTCTCTGCCTTCCCCTGGCTGATCCTGGCCCTGACTCTGTTCGGCCTCCTCACCTCGCCCCTGCTCAACGGCTTCTCGCGCCAGCAGGAGCGCGCCGCCGACCACTACGCCCTGGCCCACGGCCCTGGCCCCGCCGCCTTTGCCGACGCCCTCACCCGCCTGGCCAACCAGAATCTGGCCGACCCCGAACCCCCTGCCTGGCTCGTCTGGTTTTCCTACAGCCACCCGCCCATCCTGGAACGGATCGCCATGGCGGGGGGAGATGTAGACAAGTAG
- the ftcD gene encoding glutamate formimidoyltransferase, with the protein MPLLVESVPNFSEGRRPDVIQAIAAEYGSVEGARVIDLSSDADHNRTVVTLVGSPEAVSEALFRGIAKAANLIDMTSHEGEHPCIGATDVVPFIPISGIGMADCVGLARSLARRVSSELGIPTYLYAEAAARPDRVVLAEIRKGNYPGLKADLEAGKADRLPDFGPATLGPAGATVIGARQFLIAYNLYLTTGDVEIAKAIAKAVRHSSGGMRHLQAMGVLVEGRAQVSMNLLDYTKSPLARVTELVRREAARYGVGIQSAELIGLIPQQALLDAAQWYLQLDNLKPESVLEWHLAGK; encoded by the coding sequence ATGCCCCTCCTCGTCGAATCCGTCCCCAATTTCTCCGAAGGCCGCCGGCCTGATGTCATCCAGGCCATCGCCGCCGAATATGGTAGCGTCGAGGGCGCCCGCGTCATCGACCTCTCGTCTGATGCCGACCACAACCGCACGGTGGTGACGCTGGTCGGCAGCCCCGAGGCCGTCAGCGAGGCGCTGTTCCGGGGCATCGCCAAAGCCGCCAACCTGATCGATATGACCAGCCACGAAGGCGAGCATCCTTGCATCGGCGCCACCGATGTCGTGCCCTTCATCCCCATCAGCGGCATCGGCATGGCCGATTGCGTCGGTCTCGCCCGCAGCCTGGCCCGACGGGTCAGCAGCGAGCTTGGCATCCCAACCTATCTCTATGCCGAAGCAGCAGCCCGGCCCGACCGCGTGGTGCTGGCTGAGATCCGTAAGGGCAACTACCCCGGCCTGAAAGCCGACCTGGAAGCCGGCAAAGCCGACCGCCTGCCCGATTTTGGCCCCGCCACACTTGGTCCCGCCGGCGCCACCGTCATCGGCGCCCGCCAGTTCCTTATCGCCTATAATCTCTACCTCACCACTGGCGATGTCGAGATCGCCAAAGCCATCGCCAAAGCCGTCCGCCACTCTTCCGGCGGTATGCGCCATCTGCAGGCGATGGGAGTGCTGGTGGAGGGCCGGGCGCAAGTCTCGATGAACCTCCTTGACTACACGAAAAGCCCCCTCGCCCGCGTCACCGAACTCGTACGCCGCGAGGCTGCCCGCTACGGCGTCGGCATCCAAAGCGCCGAACTGATCGGCCTCATCCCCCAGCAGGCCCTGCTCGACGCCGCCCAATGGTACCTTCAACTCGACAACCTCAAGCCAGAGAGCGTGTTGGAGTGGCATTTGGCAGGTAAGTAG
- a CDS encoding NYN domain-containing protein codes for MYLIDGHNLIGSGLIPGIDLSQEDDEQRLADYLRGRQPLLKQPITVVFDGGLPGGQSLELSGGGVTVIFAAQDRSDADTLIRARVRKHKTPAQVVVVSNDAQLRRDTQALGAEVLGAASFLERLANPRRRPAPRQPKLQTEPKLPKSEVTDWLREFGVIPPKEPKP; via the coding sequence ATGTACCTCATCGACGGCCATAATCTCATCGGCAGCGGGCTGATCCCCGGCATCGACCTGAGCCAGGAAGATGACGAACAGCGCCTGGCAGACTATCTGCGCGGGCGTCAGCCGTTGCTGAAGCAGCCGATCACGGTCGTTTTCGATGGTGGGCTGCCCGGCGGGCAGTCGCTCGAACTGTCGGGCGGCGGCGTCACCGTCATCTTCGCCGCCCAGGATCGCAGCGACGCCGATACGCTCATCCGCGCCCGCGTGCGCAAGCACAAGACGCCAGCGCAGGTGGTGGTTGTCAGCAACGACGCCCAACTGCGGCGCGACACACAGGCATTGGGCGCCGAAGTCCTCGGCGCGGCGTCCTTTCTCGAACGCCTCGCCAATCCCCGCCGCCGTCCCGCCCCGCGCCAGCCCAAACTCCAGACCGAACCGAAGCTGCCCAAGAGCGAAGTGACCGACTGGCTGCGCGAGTTCGGGGTGATACCGCCGAAGGAGCCGAAGCCATAG
- a CDS encoding DUF5107 domain-containing protein translates to MRIPGLLLSLCSLALTACGGQRAIVSPTATLTRPTAATTTIAPTPAQAPRVATATSLPAPEGKRKPPQEPPTPTQTSTPTPILTLPALAPVGIVLEPANLRAGPGTDFEVIGEIEAGREVRIRAQTAAGDWLRLESEDEEVWIAAFLVDIPAGLELPIQADLSTPSPAPAIGDVVVISDAAVTLPTYPWQQFTAPAFDEAANWEYRRFDRIAYEAANTQPSPQTYRLVGLENRWLRLTIMPELGGRLYQMVFKATGNNELYQNPVIKPSPWGPGPAGNGWLAVGGIEWGLPVVEHGYAWGDVWGFITEPDPPAGAVTVFTQDQERLQLNVRLGLLPDSAAVSLDFDLENLGQRPAQVSYWTNAMLAPGPANQPGPDLRFHFPGEQMSIHSTGDADLPGPGGVIAWPEYHGRDLSRLGSWNRWLGFFAYPQAQTGWAAVYDAAADEGVVRVFASSQTPGLKGFGFGWADPIPALAYTDDGSGYVEMHGGLTPTFDQNLTFQPGQMRVWRELWYPAAGIGGVTAADANGAVNLTTADGGLRLRLFSVSSRAGELVVRDGRGEALRAALPLDPAHPADLSLPGAHEPISFRFQAGRGADWQMTGLLPDRANVVAGLYLPRLRQFGAERRYALYLPLAIVAGA, encoded by the coding sequence ATGCGGATTCCCGGCCTCCTCCTCAGTCTGTGCAGTCTGGCCCTGACGGCCTGCGGTGGTCAGCGCGCCATCGTCTCACCCACCGCAACCCTCACCCGGCCAACGGCTGCGACCACGACCATCGCTCCCACACCTGCTCAGGCGCCCAGAGTGGCGACGGCAACGAGCCTCCCAGCGCCGGAAGGAAAGCGGAAGCCGCCCCAGGAGCCGCCCACGCCCACCCAGACGTCAACTCCCACCCCCATCCTGACCCTGCCAGCTTTGGCGCCCGTCGGCATCGTGCTCGAGCCAGCCAACTTGCGGGCGGGGCCGGGCACGGATTTCGAGGTCATCGGCGAGATCGAGGCCGGGCGGGAGGTCAGGATCAGGGCGCAGACGGCGGCCGGGGATTGGCTGCGGCTGGAAAGCGAAGATGAGGAGGTCTGGATCGCCGCCTTTCTGGTGGACATCCCTGCCGGGCTGGAGCTGCCCATCCAGGCCGATCTTTCCACCCCCTCGCCCGCGCCCGCCATCGGCGATGTCGTGGTCATCAGCGATGCCGCGGTCACACTGCCCACCTATCCCTGGCAGCAGTTCACTGCGCCTGCCTTCGATGAGGCGGCCAACTGGGAGTACCGCCGCTTCGATCGCATAGCCTACGAAGCCGCCAACACGCAGCCCAGCCCGCAGACCTACCGGCTGGTGGGGCTGGAAAACCGCTGGTTGCGGCTGACGATCATGCCCGAGCTGGGCGGCCGCCTCTACCAGATGGTTTTCAAAGCTACCGGCAATAACGAGCTGTACCAGAATCCGGTGATCAAGCCGTCGCCGTGGGGGCCGGGGCCGGCGGGCAACGGTTGGTTGGCGGTAGGCGGCATCGAGTGGGGGCTGCCCGTGGTCGAGCACGGCTATGCCTGGGGTGATGTCTGGGGCTTCATCACCGAGCCTGATCCGCCGGCGGGGGCCGTGACCGTCTTCACCCAAGACCAGGAGCGGCTGCAACTGAACGTGCGCCTGGGGCTGCTGCCCGATAGCGCCGCCGTCAGCCTCGATTTCGACCTGGAAAACCTGGGGCAGCGCCCGGCGCAGGTCAGCTACTGGACGAATGCCATGCTGGCGCCTGGCCCGGCCAACCAGCCTGGCCCCGACCTGCGCTTTCACTTCCCAGGCGAGCAGATGAGCATTCACTCGACCGGCGACGCCGACCTGCCGGGGCCGGGCGGCGTCATCGCCTGGCCGGAGTATCATGGCCGGGATCTGAGCCGGCTGGGGAGCTGGAATCGCTGGCTGGGCTTCTTTGCCTATCCCCAGGCTCAAACCGGGTGGGCGGCCGTCTATGACGCCGCCGCCGACGAAGGTGTGGTGCGAGTGTTTGCTTCGTCGCAAACGCCGGGGCTGAAGGGTTTTGGCTTTGGCTGGGCCGACCCCATCCCGGCCCTCGCCTACACCGACGATGGCTCCGGCTATGTAGAGATGCACGGCGGCCTGACCCCGACCTTCGATCAGAACCTGACCTTTCAGCCCGGCCAGATGCGGGTGTGGCGCGAGCTGTGGTATCCGGCGGCAGGGATTGGCGGCGTGACGGCCGCCGACGCCAACGGCGCTGTGAATCTGACCACGGCGGACGGAGGGCTGCGGCTGCGTTTGTTCAGCGTCAGCAGCCGGGCCGGTGAGCTGGTGGTGCGAGACGGCCGGGGTGAGGCGCTGCGCGCGGCCTTGCCCCTGGACCCGGCCCATCCCGCCGACCTGAGCCTGCCGGGCGCGCACGAGCCGATCAGTTTTCGCTTCCAGGCCGGCCGTGGGGCCGACTGGCAGATGACAGGGCTGCTCCCCGACCGGGCGAATGTGGTTGCGGGGCTGTACTTGCCCCGGTTGCGTCAGTTTGGCGCCGAACGACGCTACGCGCTATACTTACCGCTGGCAATCGTCGCCGGGGCGTAG
- a CDS encoding tetratricopeptide repeat protein: protein MTPDPLPGAPATDPGSGRRRLPITRRHIIFLGAAALLLLAAAAIAFGVVQYLRTRAGSNQVAFAPAQEGEFLIIIAPFLRQGDEAAAIGGALANDLRETPHAADLYRVETLDRAPRAAAIPGLIETYKPAALTTGSYDGDTIGAVVHLLPPQLPPLPPATEAAGAAALLPIADPVEFHLYAPQTNAAPLRYLQSWLLAQSHFWVGQYDEAAALLLESLRLQPREIPITERANQDIFLAYTHTQLGFIAGGVQGNWPAALDFYGLALRQNPADPIAAVGLAAALAQTGQPAQAQSLLLAALRRNPSTWQIQVALGQLGLQQGDVEGGLSHYDQAIALLDANDPIQQRTLADIYFDRGYYRLTHNDPAGALSDLKRTVELGRAGVHAQSSLAWAAYLSGDNATAVQASAVAVQLQPDRPDLAFNKALILLAASQIADANAAYDDAIAVTLRLDDVLARSRYFGGAYRDLDQLLQRRPDLEQDIRALQERIDIANG from the coding sequence TTGACACCTGATCCTCTTCCTGGCGCGCCTGCAACCGACCCTGGCTCCGGACGGCGACGCCTGCCCATCACCCGTCGCCACATCATTTTCCTTGGCGCCGCTGCCCTCTTGTTGCTCGCCGCAGCCGCGATTGCTTTTGGCGTCGTCCAATATCTGCGCACACGCGCCGGCTCCAACCAGGTTGCCTTTGCCCCGGCCCAGGAAGGCGAATTCCTGATCATCATCGCCCCCTTTCTGCGTCAGGGCGACGAAGCTGCGGCCATCGGCGGCGCCCTGGCCAACGACCTGCGCGAGACGCCCCATGCCGCCGATCTCTACCGCGTCGAAACGCTCGACCGCGCCCCGCGGGCGGCGGCGATTCCCGGCCTGATCGAGACCTACAAACCGGCGGCGCTGACCACCGGCTCCTATGATGGCGACACCATCGGCGCCGTTGTCCACCTCCTCCCACCCCAGCTGCCGCCGCTGCCGCCCGCCACCGAGGCCGCCGGCGCCGCCGCCCTCCTGCCCATCGCCGACCCGGTCGAGTTTCACCTCTACGCCCCCCAGACCAACGCCGCCCCCCTGCGCTATCTTCAATCCTGGCTGCTTGCCCAGAGCCACTTCTGGGTCGGGCAGTACGATGAGGCGGCCGCCCTGCTCCTGGAAAGCCTGCGCCTGCAACCGCGCGAGATTCCCATCACCGAGCGCGCCAACCAGGACATCTTCCTGGCCTACACCCATACCCAACTCGGCTTCATCGCCGGCGGGGTGCAGGGCAACTGGCCGGCCGCGCTCGATTTCTACGGCCTGGCCCTGCGCCAGAACCCCGCCGACCCCATTGCCGCCGTCGGCCTGGCCGCGGCCCTCGCCCAGACCGGCCAACCGGCCCAGGCCCAAAGCCTGCTGCTTGCGGCCCTTCGCCGCAACCCCAGCACCTGGCAAATCCAGGTGGCGTTGGGCCAACTGGGGCTTCAGCAGGGCGATGTCGAGGGCGGCCTCTCCCACTACGACCAGGCCATCGCCCTGCTCGACGCCAACGACCCCATCCAACAGCGCACACTGGCCGACATCTATTTCGACCGCGGCTACTACCGCCTGACCCACAACGACCCAGCCGGCGCCCTCAGCGACCTGAAACGGACCGTCGAACTCGGTCGCGCCGGCGTCCATGCCCAGAGCAGCCTGGCCTGGGCCGCCTACCTCAGCGGCGATAACGCCACGGCCGTGCAGGCCAGCGCCGTCGCCGTTCAGCTTCAGCCCGATCGCCCCGACCTGGCCTTCAACAAAGCCCTCATCCTCCTGGCCGCCAGCCAGATCGCTGACGCCAACGCCGCTTACGATGACGCCATCGCCGTCACCCTTCGCCTCGACGATGTCCTCGCCCGCAGCCGCTACTTCGGCGGCGCCTACCGCGACCTCGACCAACTGCTCCAGCGCCGCCCCGACCTGGAACAAGACATCCGCGCCCTCCAAGAGCGCATCGACATCGCCAACGGCTGA